In one window of Vibrio sp. JC009 DNA:
- a CDS encoding TraB/GumN family protein, translating into MLRKLTTSFALSTLLLCSFASAEPLYWKATKGGKELMILGSIHLGKPDMYPLPQPVLQFLDKSDAVILEIDMDSAPTLPAGKQEITGEYLSAIQKQKLSRISKEIGLSDKVLLSQPTWQAALWMQLSYFNQLGYQDQWGVDTYLSNQAKQKGIPLMGLESVDFQLSLFTNREVGRELINDILDNWEENKQVSRCMKDNWLSGDKVSLNKLAEESVLSNELADSFLYSRNLNWANRLDNHRFLPKQGKFLVVVGTLHLIGKQSLIELLEQRGFSLEQLSESEISDCR; encoded by the coding sequence ATGTTGCGTAAACTGACCACATCCTTTGCTCTGAGTACACTGCTGCTATGCTCCTTTGCCAGTGCTGAACCGCTGTACTGGAAAGCAACTAAAGGTGGAAAAGAGCTGATGATTCTGGGTTCGATACACCTGGGAAAACCGGATATGTATCCGCTTCCGCAGCCTGTACTGCAGTTTCTGGACAAAAGTGACGCCGTCATACTGGAAATTGATATGGACAGCGCCCCTACGCTTCCTGCCGGGAAGCAGGAAATCACAGGAGAATACCTGAGCGCAATCCAGAAACAGAAGCTTTCCCGTATTAGTAAAGAGATAGGGCTTTCCGATAAAGTATTACTAAGCCAACCAACCTGGCAGGCAGCACTCTGGATGCAACTTAGCTACTTTAATCAGCTCGGTTATCAGGATCAGTGGGGAGTAGACACTTACCTGTCTAATCAGGCAAAGCAAAAAGGTATCCCTCTGATGGGGCTGGAAAGTGTTGATTTTCAGCTCTCACTCTTTACCAACCGTGAAGTGGGAAGGGAACTGATTAACGATATCCTGGATAACTGGGAAGAGAATAAACAGGTTAGCCGGTGTATGAAAGATAACTGGCTATCCGGAGATAAAGTCAGTCTTAACAAGCTGGCAGAAGAAAGTGTTCTCAGCAACGAACTGGCAGACTCCTTTCTCTATAGCCGCAATCTGAACTGGGCCAACAGACTGGATAATCACCGTTTTTTACCAAAGCAGGGTAAGTTTCTGGTGGTAGTCGGTACTTTGCACCTTATCGGAAAACAGAGCCTGATTGAGCTGCTTGAACAACGTGGATTTTCGCTTGAGCAGTTATCTGAATCAGAAATATCGGATTGCCGCTAA
- a CDS encoding ArsC family reductase: MTVTMYGIPNCDTIKKAKKWLQAAEIEFEFHDYRKQGVDEALVKTFCDQLGWEQVLNKRGTTYRQLTQEQKDTLDENSAIKLLVEFPAMIKRPILSIDGSYHIGFKAEQYSAVFSK, from the coding sequence ATGACTGTTACCATGTACGGCATTCCAAACTGCGACACCATCAAAAAGGCCAAAAAATGGCTTCAGGCAGCGGAAATCGAATTTGAGTTTCATGACTACCGTAAGCAGGGTGTAGACGAAGCACTGGTAAAAACTTTTTGTGATCAACTCGGATGGGAGCAGGTGCTGAACAAACGGGGCACCACCTACAGGCAGCTGACTCAGGAGCAGAAAGACACTCTTGATGAAAACAGTGCAATCAAATTGCTTGTGGAGTTCCCGGCTATGATAAAAAGGCCTATTCTTTCTATAGATGGCTCATATCATATCGGTTTTAAAGCAGAGCAATATAGCGCTGTATTTAGTAAATAA
- a CDS encoding Fe3+-citrate ABC transporter substrate-binding protein — protein sequence MGRSNLVTNTGHRFISKGKTAFKLHIHTPEDTILHRSVGFVRLGEEKALKKAIKLRNELGSEMWGKHWRRLLKDPYLMTRLPHDLEPKIIYKARTKKSAPDDKEPYYIAKWIEYTDDGEHKYRSKLCSIKKHGKLAAYSITKRALLEAHKKNIPILMFMGRLNSIDLK from the coding sequence ATGGGTAGAAGTAACTTAGTCACAAATACCGGACACAGATTCATTTCTAAGGGCAAGACGGCTTTCAAGCTTCATATTCACACACCAGAAGACACGATACTGCACCGCTCTGTCGGTTTTGTACGTCTTGGTGAGGAAAAAGCGCTGAAAAAGGCGATCAAGCTAAGAAACGAACTTGGCTCCGAAATGTGGGGAAAACACTGGAGAAGGCTGCTGAAAGACCCGTATCTGATGACACGGTTGCCGCATGATCTGGAACCTAAAATCATCTATAAGGCCAGAACCAAGAAATCAGCTCCGGATGACAAAGAGCCCTACTACATCGCCAAATGGATCGAGTACACAGACGATGGCGAGCACAAATACCGCAGCAAACTCTGCTCCATTAAGAAGCACGGCAAACTGGCAGCTTACTCAATAACAAAGCGCGCGCTGCTGGAAGCGCATAAGAAAAATATCCCGATACTCATGTTTATGGGCCGCCTGAACAGCATAGACCTAAAATAA
- the gltX gene encoding glutamate--tRNA ligase, with translation MTVKTRFAPSPTGYLHVGGARTALYSWLYAKNQGGEFVLRIEDTDLERSTQEAVDAILEGMSWMGLEWDEGPYFQTKRFDRYNEMVDKLLAEDKAYKCYASKELLDEVRAEQEGNKEMPRYDANHPKIKAANEAAKEGDPCVIRFRNPKEGTVVFEDEIRGRIEIGNDQLDDLIIRRTDGSPTYNFCVVVDDWDMGITHVVRGEDHINNTPRQINIYEALGAPVPTFAHCAMILGDDGAKLSKRHGAVSVMQYRDEGYLPNALNNYLVRLGWSHGDQEIFTPEEMVKLFSLDAISKSASAFNTDKLLWLNNHYIKTSEPEYVAEHLQWHLDNQGINKENGPAVTEVIKLVGERCNTLVELAQQSRYFYEDFSEFEAGAAKKHLRGVAKGPLELALSKVEALSEWTTENLHNVIKEVCEELEIGMGKIGMPLRVAVTGGGQSPSVDAVMQLIGQERVVARIKMALEFIAEREANAQ, from the coding sequence ATGACGGTTAAAACTCGTTTTGCTCCTAGCCCGACTGGCTATCTTCACGTAGGTGGTGCTCGTACAGCACTTTATTCATGGCTTTACGCTAAGAACCAGGGCGGTGAATTCGTACTGCGTATTGAAGACACAGACCTTGAACGCTCTACACAGGAAGCGGTTGATGCCATTCTTGAAGGCATGAGCTGGATGGGACTGGAGTGGGATGAAGGCCCGTACTTCCAGACAAAACGTTTTGACCGTTACAACGAAATGGTTGATAAGTTGCTTGCTGAAGACAAAGCATACAAGTGCTACGCGTCTAAAGAGCTGCTTGACGAAGTTCGTGCTGAGCAGGAAGGCAACAAAGAGATGCCTCGCTACGATGCAAACCACCCTAAAATCAAAGCAGCTAACGAAGCGGCAAAAGAGGGTGACCCTTGCGTAATTCGTTTCCGTAACCCAAAAGAAGGCACGGTAGTATTTGAAGACGAAATCCGTGGCCGCATTGAAATCGGCAACGACCAGCTGGATGACCTGATTATCCGCCGTACTGACGGTTCTCCGACTTACAACTTCTGCGTAGTAGTTGATGACTGGGATATGGGCATTACTCACGTTGTTCGTGGTGAAGACCATATCAACAATACACCTCGTCAGATCAACATCTACGAAGCACTGGGCGCTCCGGTTCCGACCTTTGCTCACTGTGCAATGATTCTGGGTGATGACGGCGCGAAACTTTCTAAGCGTCACGGCGCTGTATCTGTTATGCAGTACCGCGATGAAGGCTACCTGCCAAACGCACTGAACAACTACCTTGTTCGCCTTGGCTGGTCTCATGGTGATCAGGAAATCTTCACACCTGAAGAGATGGTTAAACTATTCAGTCTGGATGCAATCAGCAAGTCTGCATCTGCGTTTAACACTGATAAGCTGCTTTGGCTGAACAACCACTACATCAAAACGTCTGAGCCTGAGTATGTGGCTGAGCACCTTCAGTGGCACCTTGATAATCAGGGCATTAACAAAGAAAACGGCCCTGCGGTAACAGAAGTGATCAAGCTGGTTGGTGAGCGTTGTAACACGCTGGTGGAACTGGCTCAGCAGTCTCGCTACTTCTATGAAGATTTCTCTGAGTTTGAAGCCGGTGCTGCTAAGAAACATCTGCGTGGTGTTGCAAAAGGTCCGCTGGAACTTGCACTAAGCAAAGTTGAAGCTCTGAGCGAGTGGACAACAGAAAATCTTCACAACGTAATCAAAGAAGTGTGTGAAGAGCTTGAAATCGGTATGGGTAAAATCGGTATGCCACTGCGTGTTGCAGTAACCGGTGGCGGCCAGTCTCCTTCAGTTGATGCAGTAATGCAGCTGATTGGTCAGGAGCGTGTTGTTGCCCGTATTAAGATGGCTCTTGAGTTTATTGCTGAGCGTGAAGCTAACGCGCAATAA
- a CDS encoding helix-turn-helix domain-containing protein yields the protein MELSPVFARRLYLALLVESLDRPNVPKLIEKTGWPRRTIQDVLKALPGIGIELMFVQDGKRHNDGYYQLSDWGPFDSQWVIDRQNEIASTLECHK from the coding sequence ATGGAATTAAGTCCTGTATTTGCCAGGCGTTTGTATTTAGCTCTTTTGGTTGAGAGCCTGGACAGGCCGAATGTACCAAAGTTGATTGAAAAAACGGGCTGGCCAAGACGCACAATTCAGGATGTATTAAAAGCTTTGCCGGGAATCGGTATAGAGCTGATGTTTGTTCAGGATGGAAAACGCCACAATGACGGTTACTACCAGTTGTCTGACTGGGGGCCTTTTGACAGTCAGTGGGTGATTGACCGCCAGAACGAGATAGCATCTACCCTGGAATGTCATAAATAA
- a CDS encoding ISNCY family transposase, whose amino-acid sequence MRETHNPQISIFEFYGEHETGQQLKNISERLDAIPAILDIATNAIFTSGAKQTGRKGLTVDTIVRAALLKQMMGLTYDELSFYLQDSLSYSSFARVDSSIRYSGSCLQSCISKIDAASWEAINRLLLSDAAAKGIEKGRMVRIDSTVTETHISPPSDSNLLWDCVRVMVRLLRKMASVLELGAVTFCDRTRAAKRRMKAIAYSRGSNRVKQYKRLIANTKETRDYLYMALNPKSQLRESFQFIQLEEEAKALLELTEKVISQTQRRVFNGESVPHQEKVLSIFEPHTDIIRKGSRDIQYGHKLNLTTGKSGLVLDVYIEEGNPADAARLCPMLERQKEIYGRAPRQAAADGGYASQDNLTKAKEMGVKDVAFNKKRGLKVEDMVKSDWVYKKLYKFRAGVEGNISCLKRRFGLSRCNWKGLEKFKAYVWASSVAYNLLQLARIETAN is encoded by the coding sequence ATGCGTGAAACACACAACCCACAAATCAGTATATTCGAATTTTACGGTGAGCACGAGACCGGCCAGCAATTAAAAAATATATCTGAGAGATTGGACGCCATTCCCGCGATATTAGATATCGCAACCAATGCTATTTTTACTTCCGGGGCAAAGCAAACCGGACGCAAAGGGCTGACTGTTGATACCATTGTCAGAGCGGCATTGCTCAAACAAATGATGGGATTAACCTATGACGAACTCAGCTTCTATTTACAGGACTCATTAAGTTACAGCTCTTTTGCCAGAGTTGATTCATCCATACGTTATTCCGGCTCCTGCTTACAATCCTGTATTAGCAAAATTGATGCGGCAAGTTGGGAAGCGATTAATCGTCTGCTGCTTAGTGATGCAGCGGCAAAAGGAATTGAAAAAGGCAGAATGGTCCGAATTGACAGTACGGTAACTGAAACTCATATCTCCCCACCCAGCGACAGCAACCTTCTCTGGGACTGTGTTCGTGTCATGGTTCGTCTGCTCCGGAAAATGGCCTCCGTACTGGAGCTGGGAGCCGTTACATTTTGTGACCGGACCCGGGCAGCTAAACGGCGCATGAAAGCCATCGCCTATTCCAGAGGAAGCAACAGAGTAAAGCAATACAAACGGTTGATTGCTAATACTAAAGAGACCCGTGACTATTTGTACATGGCACTTAACCCCAAAAGCCAACTACGGGAATCCTTTCAATTTATACAATTGGAAGAAGAAGCTAAAGCACTCCTGGAGCTCACAGAAAAAGTGATTAGCCAAACCCAAAGAAGGGTGTTTAATGGCGAATCCGTTCCTCATCAGGAGAAGGTACTCAGCATCTTCGAGCCTCATACCGATATCATCAGAAAAGGCTCCAGAGACATTCAATATGGGCACAAGCTAAACCTGACGACAGGTAAGAGTGGCCTGGTGTTAGATGTTTATATTGAAGAAGGTAATCCGGCAGATGCCGCGAGATTGTGTCCTATGTTGGAAAGGCAAAAGGAAATATACGGCAGGGCTCCAAGACAGGCTGCTGCCGATGGCGGGTACGCCAGTCAGGACAATCTTACGAAGGCTAAGGAAATGGGGGTTAAGGATGTCGCCTTCAATAAAAAACGCGGCCTGAAGGTTGAAGACATGGTGAAAAGCGACTGGGTGTACAAAAAGCTTTATAAGTTTAGGGCAGGTGTTGAAGGAAACATCTCTTGCCTGAAACGTCGCTTCGGACTGTCGAGGTGCAACTGGAAAGGTCTGGAGAAGTTCAAGGCCTATGTCTGGGCTTCAAGTGTGGCATATAACCTCTTGCAACTCGCGCGGATAGAAACCGCCAACTGA
- a CDS encoding heavy metal translocating P-type ATPase, with amino-acid sequence MGEYQIPLSGLSCCKCVKKLEGALSELDGTEIQSISKESVTLTSVQSVETLFNTISSLNYQPGNTVELSLSGLGCGKCVAKVNAAFSERDNVVRLEVSKEHLSLYGLISKQQAIDIVEGLGYQAKDATEAETPSKPEEEPEQKIKEQQNSSSQQVSVNLLLEGMTCASCVASVEKACLASEGVARAQVNLAEQSAVVSLTSDKPDIVEGLIQSVQDAGYKARILDDASDQQSELQQQIEQQQKAYKQSAIAAIAVGGALMLWGLLGGNMMIKSPSDQFAWGIVGLVCLVLLATAGRSFYTNAWQSLLHRRATMDTLVALGTGSAWIYSALVVLAPDWFPESSRHVYFEASAMIIGLISLGHFIETKAKLKTTQSLQALIGLQPRSATLVEEGSEKDIAIENVQKGMLLRIKPGEKVPVDGLVTEGESYVDESMLTGEPIPKHKTPGQQVAAGTINSDGSLLITATGVGSHTMLARIINMVRQAQSSKPAIARLADSVSALFVPVVVLIALFAATIWFFVGPEPKVSYMLVVSTTVLVIACPCALGLATPLSVTAGVGKAAELGILIRDADVLQSASKIDTVVFDKTGTLTQGKPMVQNISLCSDMSESELLKYAISLESHSEHPLAKAICDYGKEKQLSAQKVVQFQNQRGKGISGLIDGRQIHIGSVNFIGQLGGEITSDMLQKPLENAWTPVVVQIEGEIAGIISIADPLKPEAKEAVTKLTKQGIEVILLTGDNHVVAQKIAAQAGITKVISEVLPDEKAQHIQELQAWGKNVAMVGDGINDAPALAQANIGIAMGSGSDVAIESAQMTLLNSSPVAVDSAIQLSKATVRNMKENLFGAFIYNSLGIPLAAGALYPLTGFLLSPVVAGAAMALSSITVVTNANRLRSFKIKDI; translated from the coding sequence ATGGGTGAATATCAAATACCGTTGAGCGGGCTAAGCTGTTGTAAATGCGTTAAAAAACTGGAAGGCGCGTTAAGTGAACTGGACGGTACTGAAATTCAGTCCATCTCTAAAGAGAGTGTAACCCTTACCTCGGTTCAGTCGGTTGAAACGCTGTTTAACACAATCTCATCTCTTAATTATCAGCCGGGAAATACTGTTGAGCTTTCACTTTCCGGCCTTGGCTGTGGTAAGTGCGTTGCTAAGGTTAACGCTGCTTTTTCAGAGCGGGATAACGTTGTCCGGCTTGAGGTCTCTAAAGAACACCTTAGCCTTTACGGTTTAATCAGCAAGCAGCAGGCGATAGACATTGTTGAAGGGCTTGGCTATCAGGCTAAAGATGCTACTGAGGCTGAGACCCCGTCCAAACCTGAAGAAGAGCCAGAACAAAAAATTAAAGAACAGCAAAACAGTTCTTCGCAGCAGGTTTCGGTCAACCTGTTGCTGGAAGGAATGACCTGCGCCAGTTGTGTTGCCTCGGTTGAAAAGGCTTGCCTGGCTTCTGAAGGTGTTGCCCGGGCTCAGGTTAATCTGGCAGAGCAAAGCGCCGTGGTTTCACTCACTTCTGACAAGCCGGATATTGTTGAGGGTCTGATTCAGTCTGTTCAGGATGCAGGATATAAAGCCAGAATTCTTGATGATGCAAGCGATCAGCAATCTGAGTTACAGCAGCAGATTGAACAGCAGCAAAAGGCGTACAAACAGAGCGCAATTGCCGCTATCGCTGTGGGCGGCGCTTTGATGCTCTGGGGACTGCTTGGCGGCAATATGATGATAAAAAGTCCGTCGGATCAGTTTGCCTGGGGAATTGTCGGCCTTGTCTGTCTGGTTCTTCTGGCTACGGCTGGACGCTCATTTTATACAAACGCCTGGCAGTCTCTGCTGCACCGTCGTGCGACCATGGATACGCTGGTTGCTCTGGGTACGGGTTCAGCCTGGATCTACTCTGCTCTGGTCGTACTGGCTCCGGACTGGTTCCCTGAGTCATCAAGGCATGTCTATTTTGAAGCCAGCGCTATGATTATCGGTCTGATCTCTCTGGGTCACTTTATTGAGACTAAAGCCAAGCTAAAGACCACTCAGTCCCTGCAGGCGCTTATCGGGCTTCAGCCACGCTCTGCCACATTGGTAGAAGAAGGAAGTGAAAAAGATATCGCCATAGAAAATGTGCAGAAAGGCATGTTGCTGAGAATCAAACCGGGTGAAAAAGTGCCGGTAGATGGTCTGGTCACGGAAGGCGAATCCTATGTTGATGAAAGCATGCTTACCGGGGAACCTATCCCTAAACATAAAACACCCGGACAACAGGTAGCGGCGGGCACCATCAACAGTGACGGCAGCCTGCTGATCACAGCCACCGGCGTTGGCAGCCATACTATGCTGGCGCGGATTATCAATATGGTCAGACAGGCGCAAAGCAGCAAACCTGCCATTGCCAGACTGGCTGATTCGGTATCAGCGCTCTTTGTGCCGGTTGTGGTTCTGATTGCACTGTTTGCTGCAACGATCTGGTTCTTTGTCGGGCCGGAGCCGAAAGTCAGTTATATGCTGGTTGTCTCCACCACTGTGCTGGTTATCGCCTGCCCCTGCGCCCTGGGGCTTGCCACTCCACTTTCAGTAACAGCGGGAGTCGGTAAAGCCGCAGAGCTTGGTATTCTGATAAGAGACGCCGATGTACTGCAAAGTGCCAGCAAGATAGATACGGTTGTTTTTGATAAAACCGGTACTCTGACGCAGGGAAAACCTATGGTTCAGAATATCAGCCTCTGCTCAGACATGAGCGAGAGCGAGCTGCTTAAATACGCTATATCGCTGGAAAGCCACTCAGAGCACCCTTTAGCTAAAGCTATTTGTGATTATGGAAAAGAGAAGCAACTCAGCGCGCAAAAAGTAGTCCAATTCCAAAATCAGCGAGGAAAAGGCATCTCAGGTCTGATTGATGGCAGGCAGATTCATATTGGTTCGGTTAACTTTATAGGTCAGCTTGGAGGTGAAATCACTTCAGATATGCTGCAAAAACCCCTGGAAAATGCGTGGACACCTGTAGTCGTTCAGATAGAGGGGGAGATTGCCGGTATTATTTCCATTGCCGATCCGCTTAAACCAGAAGCGAAAGAAGCGGTTACAAAGCTCACTAAACAGGGCATAGAGGTTATTCTGCTCACCGGTGATAACCATGTGGTTGCCCAGAAAATCGCAGCACAGGCCGGAATAACAAAAGTGATTTCAGAAGTACTTCCCGATGAAAAAGCACAGCATATCCAGGAGCTTCAGGCCTGGGGTAAAAATGTGGCTATGGTAGGAGACGGCATCAATGATGCGCCCGCTCTTGCACAGGCAAATATTGGTATTGCCATGGGTAGCGGCTCGGATGTGGCCATTGAGAGTGCGCAGATGACCCTGCTTAACTCGTCACCGGTTGCCGTTGACAGTGCGATTCAGCTGTCAAAAGCCACGGTCAGAAATATGAAAGAGAACCTGTTCGGCGCATTTATCTATAACTCACTGGGCATTCCGCTTGCCGCCGGTGCGCTCTATCCGCTTACCGGCTTTTTGCTCAGCCCGGTTGTCGCCGGTGCCGCTATGGCGCTCTCTTCCATTACCGTTGTGACTAACGCTAACAGGCTGAGATCGTTTAAGATAAAAGATATCTAA
- a CDS encoding BMC domain-containing protein translates to MGFIETFGIVYILEAADAMIKAADVELVGYENVASGYISVLVKGDVSACIAAVEAGVYAVENMGTKVYSSVVIPSPHPDLLKITQLYNINNLLP, encoded by the coding sequence ATGGGATTTATAGAAACCTTTGGCATTGTATATATTTTAGAAGCTGCTGATGCAATGATTAAAGCAGCTGATGTAGAACTTGTTGGATATGAAAACGTTGCTTCCGGGTATATTTCTGTGCTCGTAAAGGGAGATGTTTCTGCTTGTATAGCTGCGGTGGAAGCGGGAGTATATGCTGTTGAAAATATGGGAACAAAAGTTTATAGCTCAGTGGTAATTCCTTCGCCACACCCAGACTTACTGAAAATAACACAATTATACAATATAAATAA
- a CDS encoding MerR family transcriptional regulator, translating into MNKYSISDASKLCNISAKALRYYDKIGLIKPKRLNSNNYRYYTDDSLSLIPIIKYYKQMGFTLDEMSPLISCRDCDIDNVLQEVFKSKMSELFKEKRDLEVRYNSVNDWHNLILEARSVQENQNTDVSVQFFSGDNYLFLKQDFNKDLRASVINIEFTDYVEKMNTNIVGPVMLQFNSHRERITGEAKETCILQKTATPCPSDKTRFIGGKTMARCYHIGSHSTIKETYEKISTWAKLNNYSLEDKCYERYVIDYWTTKDSDKYVTEIMIPATRNISS; encoded by the coding sequence TTGAATAAGTATTCAATTAGCGATGCCAGCAAGTTATGCAACATCTCAGCTAAAGCACTTCGTTATTATGATAAAATAGGGTTAATTAAACCAAAAAGATTAAACTCTAACAACTATCGTTATTATACAGACGATAGCCTTAGCCTCATCCCAATTATAAAATACTATAAACAAATGGGATTTACACTCGATGAAATGAGCCCTCTAATTTCTTGTAGAGATTGTGATATTGACAATGTTTTGCAAGAAGTTTTCAAGAGCAAAATGTCCGAGCTTTTTAAAGAAAAAAGAGATTTAGAAGTTAGGTATAACTCAGTAAACGATTGGCATAATCTCATACTCGAAGCAAGAAGTGTTCAAGAGAACCAAAACACTGACGTTTCGGTGCAATTTTTCTCAGGCGATAATTATCTCTTTTTAAAACAAGACTTTAACAAAGATCTTCGAGCTTCAGTTATCAATATTGAGTTTACAGATTATGTCGAGAAGATGAATACTAATATTGTAGGGCCAGTGATGCTGCAGTTCAATTCACATCGGGAACGTATTACTGGAGAAGCAAAAGAAACATGTATTTTACAAAAAACGGCTACTCCCTGCCCATCAGATAAAACCCGTTTTATCGGTGGTAAAACCATGGCTAGGTGCTATCACATAGGAAGCCACTCCACTATAAAAGAAACCTATGAAAAAATATCAACGTGGGCAAAATTAAATAACTACTCACTTGAAGACAAGTGCTATGAACGATACGTCATAGATTATTGGACAACTAAAGATAGTGATAAATATGTGACTGAAATTATGATACCTGCCACACGGAATATTTCTAGTTGA
- the eutM gene encoding ethanolamine utilization microcompartment protein EutM produces the protein MSLNALGMVETKGLVGAIEAADAMVKAANVELVGREQVGSGLVTVMVRGDVGAVKAATDAGAAAAQNVGELVSIHVIPRPHSEVETILPKA, from the coding sequence ATGTCTTTAAATGCACTTGGAATGGTTGAAACTAAAGGTTTGGTTGGCGCAATAGAAGCTGCTGACGCAATGGTAAAAGCAGCAAACGTAGAACTTGTTGGACGTGAGCAAGTCGGTAGTGGTTTGGTTACTGTTATGGTACGTGGTGATGTTGGTGCTGTAAAAGCAGCCACAGATGCAGGCGCCGCTGCTGCTCAAAATGTAGGCGAGCTAGTAAGTATTCATGTTATCCCTCGCCCACATAGCGAAGTAGAAACAATCCTGCCTAAAGCCTAA
- a CDS encoding acetaldehyde dehydrogenase (acetylating), with protein sequence MVDKDLLSIQEARALIHSARTAQNEFAQLTQERVDSIVKAIAEAATNKAGELAQLAVEETGFGKVEDKTTKNILASEKLYAAIKDMKTIGVVNKDISKKIIEIAVPTGVIAGIVPSTNPTSTTIYKSLISIKSGNAIVFTPHPSASQCIGKTVELIRDTLRSCGVSEDMVSVMNIPTIEGSGELMRKVDLILATGGPGMVKAAYSSGTPALGVGAGNVPVYIERTADISDAVTKIMASKTFDNGTICASEQAIITDKVIDAQVRATLKAQGGYFLQNTELENVKKIMERPNGAMNPAIVGRDAQYIANLAGITVPSDTRLLIGEEAGVGPSYPFSKEKLTALMGYYTVEDWNEACELSVQLLHNGGVGHSLAIHSKDESVICAFGLKKPVSRMLVNTPSTHGAVGLSTNLFPSFTLGCGAVGGSSTSDNVTPEHLIDIRRVAYDTEELSYSHNTPTNDTNGTSTEGSVDVEMITKMIVNELKKMA encoded by the coding sequence ATGGTAGATAAAGATCTATTATCAATTCAAGAAGCAAGAGCTCTGATTCACTCAGCTCGGACCGCTCAGAATGAATTTGCTCAGCTAACCCAGGAGCGTGTAGATAGTATTGTTAAGGCCATTGCTGAAGCAGCGACTAATAAAGCGGGCGAACTCGCACAACTCGCTGTTGAAGAAACCGGGTTTGGTAAAGTAGAAGATAAAACCACTAAAAATATATTAGCGAGCGAAAAACTGTACGCAGCCATTAAAGATATGAAAACTATCGGTGTGGTGAACAAGGATATCTCTAAGAAAATCATCGAAATCGCTGTCCCTACCGGGGTTATCGCAGGCATTGTGCCTTCAACCAACCCAACCTCTACCACCATTTATAAGTCCCTGATTTCTATTAAGTCAGGCAATGCCATCGTATTTACACCACACCCTAGCGCCAGTCAGTGTATCGGGAAAACCGTTGAACTTATCCGTGACACGCTACGCTCTTGTGGTGTCAGTGAAGACATGGTGAGCGTCATGAATATCCCTACTATTGAAGGTAGCGGTGAGCTGATGCGCAAGGTTGACCTGATTCTGGCCACTGGTGGCCCGGGCATGGTGAAAGCCGCCTACAGCTCAGGTACCCCTGCGCTTGGTGTGGGCGCGGGTAATGTACCGGTTTATATTGAACGCACAGCAGATATCAGTGACGCCGTGACCAAAATAATGGCAAGCAAGACCTTCGACAACGGAACAATTTGTGCTTCTGAACAAGCTATTATTACCGATAAGGTGATTGACGCTCAGGTGAGAGCGACCCTTAAAGCTCAGGGCGGCTATTTCCTTCAAAATACCGAACTTGAAAACGTGAAAAAAATAATGGAACGCCCGAATGGCGCCATGAACCCAGCAATCGTCGGTAGAGATGCACAGTATATTGCTAATTTAGCCGGAATAACGGTTCCGTCAGATACTCGTCTTCTTATCGGAGAAGAGGCAGGAGTGGGCCCTTCATACCCATTCTCGAAAGAGAAGCTAACCGCCCTGATGGGATATTACACGGTGGAAGACTGGAATGAAGCGTGTGAATTGTCAGTCCAGCTGCTTCACAACGGAGGGGTAGGCCACTCTTTAGCGATCCATTCCAAAGATGAATCTGTTATCTGTGCGTTTGGCCTGAAAAAGCCGGTTTCACGAATGTTGGTAAATACACCTTCGACGCACGGAGCTGTGGGTCTTTCAACGAATCTATTCCCTTCCTTTACATTGGGCTGTGGTGCGGTAGGTGGAAGCTCTACTTCTGACAACGTTACCCCAGAGCACCTGATAGATATTCGTCGTGTAGCCTACGATACGGAGGAGCTATCTTATAGTCACAATACACCCACCAATGATACTAACGGAACATCTACCGAAGGTTCAGTAGATGTAGAAATGATCACTAAAATGATCGTTAATGAGCTTAAGAAAATGGCTTGA